In Streptomyces hawaiiensis, one genomic interval encodes:
- a CDS encoding TadA family conjugal transfer-associated ATPase produces the protein MSTLAGLEGAALLDGVRRWLAESGAEPTPARVAQALREQGRVLGDAEVLGAATQLRSELVGSGPLEPLLADPSVTDVLVSAPDRVWVDRGGGLELTPVRFADAAAVRRLAQRLAAVAGRRLDDARPWADARLPDGTRLHAVLPPVAVGCACLSLRVVRPRAFTLGELVAAGTVPPGGDRVLRALLEARLSFLVSGGTGTGKTTLLSALLGLVGPDERIVLAEDSAELRPDHPHVVRLETRPANQEGAGLVTLEDLVRQALRMRPDRLVVGEVRGPEVVHLLAALNTGHEGGCGTVHANAAADVPARLEALGTAAGLDRAALHSQLAAALSVVLHLVRDRAGRRRVAEVHVLERGPSGLVRTVPALRWGAQAFVRERGWERLRGLLRGEANGNGGPGEAEVEEASHDGDA, from the coding sequence ATGAGCACCCTGGCCGGACTCGAGGGCGCGGCGCTGCTCGACGGGGTGCGGCGGTGGCTGGCCGAGAGCGGGGCCGAGCCGACTCCCGCGCGCGTGGCGCAGGCCCTGCGGGAGCAGGGACGGGTCCTCGGGGACGCCGAAGTCCTGGGGGCCGCCACGCAGTTGCGGTCCGAGCTGGTGGGCAGCGGGCCGCTGGAGCCGCTCCTCGCCGATCCGTCGGTGACGGACGTGCTGGTGTCGGCCCCGGACCGGGTCTGGGTCGACCGGGGCGGCGGACTGGAGCTGACGCCGGTGCGGTTCGCGGACGCGGCGGCCGTGCGGCGGCTCGCCCAGCGCCTCGCCGCCGTCGCCGGACGCCGCCTGGACGACGCCCGGCCCTGGGCCGACGCCCGGCTGCCCGACGGGACCCGGCTGCACGCGGTGCTGCCGCCGGTGGCCGTGGGCTGCGCCTGCCTGTCCCTGCGGGTCGTACGGCCGCGTGCCTTCACGCTCGGCGAGCTGGTCGCGGCGGGCACGGTGCCGCCGGGCGGGGACCGCGTGCTGCGCGCCCTGCTCGAGGCCCGGCTGTCCTTCCTCGTCAGCGGCGGCACCGGCACCGGCAAGACCACGCTGCTCAGTGCCCTGCTGGGGCTGGTGGGACCGGACGAGCGGATCGTCCTCGCCGAGGACTCGGCGGAACTGCGGCCCGACCATCCGCACGTCGTGCGGCTGGAGACCAGACCCGCCAACCAGGAGGGCGCGGGCCTCGTCACCCTCGAGGACCTGGTGCGCCAAGCGCTGCGGATGCGGCCGGACCGGCTGGTCGTGGGCGAGGTGCGCGGACCCGAAGTGGTGCATCTGCTGGCCGCGTTGAACACCGGCCACGAGGGCGGCTGCGGGACCGTGCACGCCAACGCCGCCGCCGATGTACCGGCCCGGCTGGAGGCGCTCGGCACGGCCGCCGGGCTCGACCGGGCCGCGCTGCACAGCCAGTTGGCGGCCGCCCTCTCCGTGGTGCTGCATCTGGTGCGCGACCGGGCCGGGCGGCGGCGGGTCGCTGAGGTGCATGTGCTGGAGCGGGGCCCGTCGGGGCTGGTGCGGACGGTGCCGGCGCTGCGGTGGGGGGCGCAGGCCTTCGTGCGCGAGCGGGGGTGGGAGCGGCTGCGGGGGCTGCTTCGGGGCGAGGCGAATGGGAACGGCGGCCCGGGCGAGGCCGAGGTGGAGGAGGCGAGTCATGACGGGGATGCCTGA
- a CDS encoding type II secretion system F family protein, with product MTGMPEMSMAGAVACMGAAVWMLGERQDAARRARLLLAGSAAAGDGPPGWRRMTGGLRGVCGRLRAEWWSPVAGLVLAVLGASVLPAVLGAAGVPLLRRARLAGRTRRDRERRADAVIALCGTLAGEVRAGRQPGEALLRAARDCGGLADAQATVLAAARFGGDVPDALATAARQPGAEGLRGLAACWRVAVDQGAGLAAGLDRLAAALRAERDQRSDLRAQLAGARATAVMLAGLPALGLLIGTALGARPLHVLLHTGAGLGCLVAGGVLEGLGLWWVQRIVRGAEAAA from the coding sequence ATGACGGGGATGCCTGAGATGTCGATGGCTGGGGCCGTGGCGTGCATGGGGGCGGCTGTCTGGATGCTGGGTGAGCGTCAGGACGCGGCGCGGCGTGCGCGGTTGCTCCTCGCGGGCAGCGCAGCCGCAGGGGACGGGCCGCCCGGGTGGCGGCGGATGACCGGTGGGCTGCGGGGCGTCTGCGGGCGGCTGCGGGCCGAGTGGTGGTCACCGGTGGCGGGGCTGGTGCTGGCGGTACTCGGGGCGTCGGTGCTGCCGGCCGTCCTGGGGGCGGCCGGGGTGCCGTTGCTGCGCCGGGCCCGGCTGGCCGGCCGGACCCGGCGGGACCGGGAGCGCCGGGCCGACGCGGTGATCGCCTTGTGCGGGACGCTCGCCGGCGAGGTGCGGGCCGGACGTCAGCCGGGTGAGGCGCTGCTGCGGGCCGCGCGGGACTGCGGCGGACTCGCGGACGCGCAGGCGACGGTGCTGGCGGCGGCGCGGTTCGGCGGCGATGTGCCGGACGCACTCGCGACGGCGGCACGGCAACCGGGTGCCGAGGGACTGCGGGGACTCGCGGCGTGCTGGCGGGTGGCCGTGGACCAGGGCGCGGGGCTCGCGGCCGGCCTCGACCGGCTCGCCGCCGCCCTGCGCGCGGAACGGGACCAGCGCTCCGATCTGCGGGCCCAGTTGGCGGGCGCCCGGGCCACGGCGGTGATGCTCGCCGGGCTGCCGGCCCTGGGGCTGCTCATCGGCACCGCGCTCGGGGCTCGCCCCCTCCACGTGCTGCTGCACACCGGGGCGGGGCTGGGCTGTCTGGTGGCCGGCGGGGTCCTGGAGGGCCTGGGGCTGTGGTGGGTGCAACGGATCGTGCGGGGCGCGGAGGCGGCGGCATGA
- a CDS encoding type II secretion system F family protein, which produces MSSAEVVHRLGVAVGLVLACGWLARWLVEARRRRRMRRRLTGLSGAREAAAPVPRPALRGAARTWLVPVGVACAGWVLLEGLTGAAVGLAGAVGWWRWRWRLRQEAAATGPGAPGLAEAARQLPLAADLLAACIAAGAGPVIAAQAVGEALGGPVGDALARGAAEVRLGGEPGASWRRLGAVPGAGGLARLLERADVSGMPAAEPVARLAAEARADWGRAATARARRAGVMVSAPVGLCFLPAFIAVGVLPVVIGLAGGVLGGGGG; this is translated from the coding sequence ATGAGCAGCGCGGAAGTTGTCCACAGGCTGGGGGTGGCCGTGGGGCTCGTGCTGGCCTGCGGATGGCTGGCGCGGTGGCTGGTGGAGGCGCGGCGCCGCCGGAGGATGCGCCGTCGGCTGACAGGGCTGTCGGGGGCCCGAGAAGCGGCTGCTCCCGTCCCGCGGCCGGCACTGCGCGGGGCCGCGCGGACCTGGCTGGTCCCTGTCGGCGTGGCGTGCGCCGGATGGGTGCTTCTCGAAGGTCTCACCGGGGCCGCCGTGGGACTGGCCGGAGCGGTGGGGTGGTGGCGGTGGCGGTGGCGGCTGAGGCAGGAGGCGGCCGCCACGGGCCCGGGAGCGCCCGGCCTCGCCGAGGCGGCGCGGCAACTGCCCCTTGCCGCCGACCTGCTGGCGGCCTGCATCGCGGCGGGCGCCGGCCCGGTGATCGCCGCGCAGGCGGTGGGAGAGGCCCTGGGAGGCCCGGTCGGGGACGCCCTCGCCCGGGGTGCGGCGGAGGTACGGCTGGGCGGCGAACCGGGCGCGTCCTGGCGGAGGTTGGGTGCCGTCCCGGGCGCCGGAGGTCTGGCCCGGCTGCTCGAACGGGCCGATGTGTCCGGGATGCCCGCCGCGGAACCGGTCGCGCGGCTCGCCGCGGAGGCCCGGGCCGATTGGGGCCGTGCCGCGACGGCCAGGGCCCGCCGGGCGGGCGTGATGGTCAGCGCGCCGGTCGGGCTGTGCTTCCTGCCCGCGTTCATCGCGGTCGGCGTGCTGCCCGTGGTGATCGGGCTCGCGGGCGGGGTGCTCGGAGGGGGTGGTGGATGA
- a CDS encoding DUF4244 domain-containing protein gives MYQAVRARLRALVCGMRAARRDAGMVTSEYAMGIVAAVAFAVVLYKVVTSGPVSAELQNIVTEALNARM, from the coding sequence ATGTATCAGGCGGTACGGGCACGGCTGCGTGCCCTGGTGTGCGGGATGCGTGCGGCGCGGAGGGACGCGGGAATGGTGACCTCCGAGTACGCGATGGGGATCGTCGCGGCGGTGGCGTTCGCGGTGGTGCTCTACAAGGTCGTCACGAGCGGCCCGGTCAGCGCGGAGCTCCAGAACATCGTGACGGAAGCCCTCAATGCGCGGATGTGA
- a CDS encoding TadE family type IV pilus minor pilin has protein sequence MRGCERGADRGFVTAESAVVLPVLVMFAMALVWGLLVVAAQIQCVDAARTGARAAARQDPPGAVVKLTREAAPPGAKVTVSRDAEHVRVVVVARPPVLRGLSFAVREEAVASVEEAVGR, from the coding sequence ATGCGCGGATGTGAGCGGGGCGCGGACCGGGGGTTCGTCACGGCGGAGTCGGCCGTGGTGCTGCCCGTGCTGGTGATGTTCGCGATGGCGCTGGTGTGGGGGCTGCTGGTCGTGGCCGCGCAGATCCAGTGCGTGGACGCGGCCCGGACCGGCGCGCGTGCGGCGGCCCGCCAGGACCCGCCCGGCGCGGTCGTGAAGCTGACCCGCGAGGCGGCGCCGCCCGGCGCGAAGGTGACCGTCAGCCGGGACGCTGAGCACGTCCGGGTGGTCGTCGTGGCCCGGCCGCCGGTGCTGCGCGGTCTGTCCTTCGCCGTGCGTGAGGAGGCCGTGGCGTCGGTGGAGGAGGCGGTGGGCAGATGA
- a CDS encoding Rv3654c family TadE-like protein yields the protein MRRHRRKAGSGRAPAAVRSAGSDRGSAGVWSVGSDRVSARVWSVGSDRGSASVWSVGAIAVLCVVFGVVLALGQAVVIRHRAAGGADLAALAAADHWADGGTAACARAGRVARAQGVRLVRCQVAGEISDVTAASGRGPFTAEVRARAGPATTPPDLTAAARAPGPPAPSPPEPPPGAP from the coding sequence ATGAGACGGCACCGGAGGAAGGCCGGCTCGGGACGGGCGCCGGCCGCCGTCCGGAGCGCCGGTTCGGACCGGGGGTCCGCCGGTGTCTGGAGCGTCGGCTCGGACCGGGTGTCCGCCCGTGTCTGGAGCGTCGGTTCGGACCGGGGGTCCGCCAGTGTCTGGAGCGTCGGGGCGATCGCCGTCCTGTGCGTGGTGTTCGGTGTCGTCCTCGCGCTCGGGCAGGCCGTCGTCATCCGGCATCGTGCGGCAGGCGGTGCGGATCTGGCGGCGCTCGCCGCGGCGGACCACTGGGCCGACGGCGGTACGGCGGCCTGTGCCCGGGCCGGCCGGGTGGCCCGGGCACAGGGCGTGCGGCTCGTGCGGTGTCAGGTCGCCGGGGAGATCTCGGACGTGACGGCGGCGTCGGGACGGGGGCCGTTCACGGCGGAGGTCAGGGCGCGGGCGGGGCCTGCGACGACTCCGCCGGATCTGACGGCGGCTGCTCGGGCGCCTGGTCCGCCCGCTCCTTCTCCTCCGGAGCCCCCTCCAGGAGCACCGTGA
- a CDS encoding DEAD/DEAH box helicase → MAFNHLPAGVHDALAPLSVTPVTHSVPMAKNHRSDRTPTDPASRPAPGAVLDRLASGPGRASRITHTEHLPPREGRHAVWPDRIRAEVVAAVRAAGIEHPWAHQARAAEHALDGESVVVATGTASGKSLAYLVPVLSTLVEGAEAPNGRGATTLYLAPTKALAADQCRSVKELSQPLGNSVRAAVYDGDTPFEEREWIRQYANYVLTNPDMLHRGILPSHPRWSSFLKSLKYVVIDECHTYRGVFGSHVAQVLRRLRRLCARYGASPVFLLASATAAEPAVAAGRLTGVPVLEVADDASPRGELVFALWEPPLTELHGEKGAPVRRTATAEAADLLTDLTVQGVRSVAFVRSRRGAELIAVISQERLAEVDPSLARRVAAYRGGYLPEERRALEQALHSGELLGLAATNALELGIDISGLDAVVIAGYPGTRASLWQQAGRAGRSGQGALAVLVARDDPLDTFLVHHPEALFDQPVESTVLDPDNPYVLAPHLCAAAAELPLTDEDLDLFGPAGAGLLPQLEAAKLLRRRTKAWHWTRRERAADLTDIRGEGGRPVQVVETGTGRLLGTVDAGAAHSTVHEGAVHLHQGRTYLVRSLDLEDSVALVEEASPPYSTVARDTTSISVLETDVEIPWGDGRLCYGSVEVTNQVVSYLRRRLITGEVLGETKLDLPPRTLRTRAVWWTVTEDQLDRARINPEILGGSLHAAEHASIGLLPLFATCDRWDIGGVSIPLHPDTLLPTVFVYDGHPGGAGFAERAFHTARTWLTATRQAIASCECDAGCPSCIQSPKCGNGNDPLHKRGAVRLLTVLLEGAPEEKERADQAPEQPPSDPAESSQAPPAP, encoded by the coding sequence ATGGCATTCAATCACTTACCGGCAGGCGTGCACGACGCCTTGGCTCCATTGTCCGTCACGCCAGTGACACACTCGGTGCCGATGGCCAAGAATCACCGATCCGATCGAACCCCGACGGACCCCGCCTCCCGACCCGCGCCGGGCGCGGTCCTGGACCGGCTCGCGTCCGGTCCGGGCAGGGCTTCGCGCATTACTCATACGGAGCACTTGCCCCCACGTGAGGGTCGGCATGCCGTCTGGCCGGACCGGATCCGCGCGGAGGTCGTCGCGGCCGTGCGAGCCGCGGGCATCGAACATCCCTGGGCCCACCAGGCACGCGCGGCCGAGCACGCCCTGGACGGCGAGTCGGTCGTCGTCGCCACCGGCACGGCCTCCGGCAAGTCCCTGGCCTACCTCGTGCCGGTCCTGTCCACCCTTGTGGAGGGCGCGGAGGCACCGAACGGCCGCGGCGCGACCACCCTCTACCTGGCTCCGACCAAGGCTCTCGCGGCGGATCAGTGCCGTTCCGTGAAGGAACTTTCACAACCTTTGGGCAATTCCGTCCGCGCGGCCGTGTACGACGGCGATACTCCGTTCGAGGAACGCGAGTGGATCCGCCAGTACGCCAACTACGTCCTGACCAACCCGGACATGCTGCACCGCGGCATCCTGCCGTCCCACCCCCGCTGGTCCTCCTTCCTGAAGTCGCTGAAGTACGTCGTCATCGACGAGTGCCACACCTACCGCGGTGTCTTCGGCTCGCACGTCGCCCAGGTGCTGCGCCGACTGCGCCGACTGTGTGCCCGCTACGGCGCGTCGCCCGTGTTCCTGCTGGCCTCCGCTACCGCTGCCGAGCCAGCGGTGGCCGCCGGTCGCCTCACCGGTGTGCCGGTGCTGGAGGTGGCCGACGACGCCTCCCCACGCGGTGAACTGGTGTTCGCCCTCTGGGAACCGCCGCTGACCGAGCTGCACGGCGAGAAGGGCGCCCCCGTCCGCCGCACGGCCACCGCCGAGGCAGCCGACCTGCTGACCGACCTCACCGTGCAGGGCGTGCGCTCGGTCGCCTTCGTCCGCTCCCGGCGCGGCGCGGAGCTGATCGCGGTCATCTCCCAGGAGCGTCTGGCCGAGGTCGACCCGTCTTTGGCCCGGCGTGTCGCGGCGTACCGAGGCGGCTATCTCCCCGAGGAGCGCCGCGCTCTCGAACAGGCCCTCCATTCGGGTGAACTGCTGGGCCTCGCCGCGACGAACGCCCTCGAACTCGGCATCGACATCTCAGGCCTCGACGCGGTCGTCATCGCCGGCTACCCGGGTACGCGCGCCTCCCTGTGGCAGCAGGCGGGCCGGGCCGGACGGTCCGGGCAGGGCGCCCTGGCCGTCCTGGTCGCCCGCGACGACCCGCTGGACACCTTCCTCGTCCACCACCCCGAGGCCCTGTTCGACCAGCCCGTCGAATCGACCGTCCTCGACCCGGACAACCCTTACGTGCTGGCCCCGCACCTGTGCGCGGCCGCCGCGGAGCTGCCCCTGACGGACGAGGACCTCGACCTGTTCGGCCCGGCCGGCGCGGGCCTCCTGCCGCAACTGGAGGCCGCGAAGCTGCTGCGCCGCCGCACCAAGGCCTGGCACTGGACCCGCCGCGAGCGCGCTGCCGACCTGACCGACATCCGCGGGGAGGGCGGACGCCCGGTCCAGGTCGTCGAAACCGGCACGGGCCGGCTGCTCGGCACGGTCGACGCGGGCGCCGCGCACTCGACGGTCCATGAGGGGGCGGTCCACCTCCACCAGGGCCGCACGTACCTGGTGCGGTCACTGGACCTGGAGGACTCCGTCGCCCTCGTCGAGGAGGCCTCCCCGCCGTACTCCACGGTCGCCCGCGACACGACGTCGATCTCCGTCCTGGAGACGGATGTCGAGATCCCGTGGGGCGACGGCCGCCTCTGCTACGGCTCCGTCGAGGTCACCAACCAGGTCGTCTCCTACCTCCGCAGACGGCTCATCACCGGTGAAGTGCTCGGTGAGACCAAACTCGACCTCCCTCCTCGTACGCTGCGCACCCGCGCCGTGTGGTGGACCGTCACCGAGGACCAGCTGGACCGGGCCCGGATCAACCCCGAGATCCTCGGCGGCTCCCTGCACGCCGCCGAGCACGCGTCGATCGGCCTGCTGCCCCTCTTCGCGACCTGCGACCGCTGGGACATCGGCGGCGTGTCGATCCCGCTCCATCCCGACACGCTCCTGCCCACGGTCTTCGTCTACGACGGCCATCCGGGCGGCGCGGGCTTCGCAGAGCGCGCCTTCCACACCGCCCGCACCTGGCTGACCGCCACCCGGCAGGCCATCGCCTCCTGCGAGTGCGACGCCGGCTGCCCGTCCTGCATCCAGTCCCCCAAGTGCGGCAACGGCAACGACCCGCTGCACAAGAGAGGGGCGGTGCGGCTCCTCACGGTGCTCCTGGAGGGGGCTCCGGAGGAGAAGGAGCGGGCGGACCAGGCGCCCGAGCAGCCGCCGTCAGATCCGGCGGAGTCGTCGCAGGCCCCGCCCGCGCCCTGA
- the bldG gene encoding anti-sigma factor antagonist BldG: MDLSLSTETMGDRTIVRVGGEIDVYTAPKLREQLVELVNDGSFHLVVDMEGVDFLDSTGLGVLVGGLKRVRAHEGSLRLVCNQERILKIFRITGLTKVFPIHTSVEEAVAATD; this comes from the coding sequence GTGGACCTGTCCCTGTCGACCGAAACCATGGGCGATCGCACGATCGTCAGGGTCGGTGGCGAAATCGACGTATATACCGCGCCCAAGCTGCGCGAGCAGTTGGTCGAGCTGGTGAACGACGGCAGTTTCCACCTTGTCGTCGACATGGAGGGCGTGGACTTCCTCGACTCCACCGGGCTCGGCGTACTGGTCGGCGGCCTGAAGCGTGTGCGGGCCCATGAGGGCTCCCTGCGCCTGGTGTGCAACCAGGAGCGCATTCTGAAGATCTTCCGTATCACCGGCCTCACCAAGGTGTTCCCGATTCACACCTCGGTCGAGGAAGCGGTTGCGGCCACCGACTGA
- a CDS encoding ATP-binding protein, translating to MATVELRFSALPEHVRTARLVAAAVARRAGVDEAVLDEVRLAVGEACTRAVGLHQTGGISAPVKVLLIEEEKQFSIEVGDEAPHAVAGAPGAGPGDPDGETDEDEMGLAVISGLVDDVEVSAGEHGGLIKMTWPTTPPPTILV from the coding sequence ATGGCCACCGTTGAGCTCCGCTTCAGCGCGCTGCCCGAGCACGTCAGGACCGCCCGGCTGGTGGCGGCAGCGGTGGCGCGCAGGGCCGGAGTGGACGAGGCCGTCCTCGACGAGGTCAGGCTCGCCGTCGGCGAGGCGTGCACCCGAGCCGTCGGGCTGCACCAGACCGGCGGGATCTCGGCACCGGTGAAGGTGCTGCTGATCGAGGAGGAGAAGCAGTTCTCCATCGAGGTCGGCGACGAGGCCCCGCACGCGGTGGCCGGCGCCCCCGGCGCCGGACCGGGCGACCCCGACGGGGAAACCGACGAGGACGAGATGGGCCTCGCGGTCATCAGCGGACTCGTCGACGACGTCGAGGTCAGCGCCGGAGAGCACGGCGGACTGATCAAGATGACCTGGCCGACCACGCCGCCGCCGACGATTCTGGTCTGA
- a CDS encoding sodium-translocating pyrophosphatase, translated as MAGLSLSQQSGHPTDLAAAVLTDGNRVLIVVIAVVALAALAVAGVLVRQVLAAGEGTDSMKEIAAAVQEGANAYLARQLRTLGVFAVVVFFLLMLLPADDWNQRAGRSVFFLIGAAFSAATGYIGMWLAVRSNVRVAAAAREATPAEGEPEKDLTTVSHKAMKIAFRTGGVVGMFTVGLGLLGASCVVLVYAADAPKVLEGFGLGAALIAMFMRVGGGIFTKAADVGADLVGKVEKGIPEDDPRNAATIADNVGDNVGDCAGMAADLFESYAVTLVAALILGSAAFGDAGLGFPLLVPAIGVITAMIGIFAVAPRRADRSGMSAINRGFFISAVISLVLVAVAVFVYLPGKYSELDGVTDTAILGKDGDPRVLALIAVAIGIVLAALIQQLTGYFTETSRRPVRDIGKSSLTGPATVVLAGISVGLESAVYTALLIGLGVYGAFLLGGTSIMLALFAVALAGTGLLTTVGVIVAMDTFGPVSDNAQGIAEMSGDVEGAGAQVLTNLDAVGNTTKAITKGIAIATAVLAAAALFGSYRDAIITGARDVGEKLSGEGAPMSLMMDISQPNNLVGLIAGAAVVFLFSGLAINAVSRSAGSVVYEVRRQFRERPGIMDYSEKPEYGKVVDICTRDALRELATPGLLAVMAPIFIGFTLGVGPLGAFLAGAIGAGTLMAVFLANSGGAWDNAKKLVEDGHHGGKGGEAHAATVIGDTVGDPFKDTAGPAINPLLKVMNLVSLLIAPAVIKFSYGPDKSIGVRILIAALAFLVIAGAVYVSKRRGIAMGDEDNAGSEPKSADPAVVS; from the coding sequence ATGGCGGGGCTTTCCCTCTCACAACAGTCGGGCCATCCCACAGACCTCGCAGCCGCCGTACTGACCGATGGCAACCGCGTCCTCATCGTGGTCATCGCGGTCGTCGCACTGGCGGCACTGGCGGTCGCGGGCGTCCTGGTGCGCCAGGTACTCGCGGCCGGCGAGGGCACCGACAGCATGAAGGAGATCGCGGCAGCGGTACAGGAAGGCGCGAACGCCTATCTGGCCCGCCAGCTGCGCACACTCGGCGTATTCGCCGTGGTCGTGTTCTTCCTGCTCATGCTGCTGCCCGCGGACGACTGGAATCAGCGTGCCGGACGTTCGGTGTTCTTCCTGATCGGAGCGGCGTTCTCGGCGGCCACCGGCTATATCGGCATGTGGCTCGCCGTACGCAGCAATGTGCGTGTCGCCGCGGCGGCGCGTGAAGCCACCCCGGCGGAAGGCGAGCCGGAAAAGGATCTGACCACCGTCTCGCACAAGGCGATGAAGATCGCCTTTCGCACGGGCGGCGTGGTCGGCATGTTCACGGTGGGCCTCGGCCTGCTCGGCGCCTCCTGCGTGGTGCTGGTGTACGCGGCCGACGCGCCGAAGGTGCTCGAGGGCTTCGGCCTCGGGGCCGCGCTGATCGCGATGTTCATGCGGGTCGGCGGAGGCATCTTCACCAAGGCCGCCGACGTCGGCGCCGACCTGGTCGGCAAGGTCGAAAAGGGCATTCCGGAGGACGACCCGCGCAATGCCGCGACCATCGCCGACAACGTGGGCGACAACGTCGGCGACTGTGCGGGCATGGCGGCCGACCTCTTCGAGTCGTACGCCGTCACCTTGGTCGCCGCGCTGATCCTCGGCTCGGCGGCCTTCGGCGACGCGGGGCTCGGTTTCCCGCTGCTCGTGCCGGCGATCGGTGTGATCACCGCCATGATCGGCATCTTCGCCGTGGCGCCCAGGCGCGCCGACCGCAGCGGCATGAGCGCGATCAACCGCGGGTTCTTCATCTCCGCGGTGATCTCGCTGGTGCTGGTGGCGGTGGCCGTCTTCGTCTACCTGCCGGGGAAGTACTCCGAGCTCGACGGGGTCACCGACACCGCGATCCTCGGCAAGGACGGCGACCCGAGGGTCCTCGCGCTCATCGCGGTGGCCATCGGTATCGTGCTCGCCGCCCTGATCCAGCAACTGACCGGCTACTTCACCGAGACCAGCCGCCGGCCCGTCAGGGACATCGGCAAGTCCTCGCTCACCGGCCCGGCCACCGTCGTCCTCGCCGGTATCTCCGTCGGTCTCGAATCCGCCGTCTACACCGCCCTGTTGATCGGCCTCGGCGTATACGGGGCGTTTCTGCTCGGTGGTACGTCGATCATGCTGGCGCTGTTCGCGGTGGCGCTGGCCGGCACCGGCCTGCTCACCACGGTCGGTGTGATCGTCGCGATGGACACCTTCGGGCCGGTCTCCGACAACGCGCAGGGCATCGCGGAGATGTCCGGCGACGTCGAGGGCGCGGGGGCGCAGGTGCTCACCAACCTGGACGCGGTCGGCAACACCACCAAGGCGATCACCAAGGGCATCGCGATCGCCACGGCCGTGCTCGCGGCGGCGGCCTTGTTCGGGTCGTACCGTGACGCGATCATCACCGGCGCACGGGACGTGGGCGAGAAACTCAGCGGGGAGGGCGCCCCGATGAGTCTGATGATGGACATCTCGCAGCCCAACAACCTCGTGGGTCTCATCGCCGGCGCGGCGGTCGTCTTCCTCTTCTCGGGGCTGGCGATCAACGCCGTGTCGCGTTCGGCGGGTTCCGTGGTCTACGAGGTGCGGCGGCAGTTCCGCGAGAGGCCCGGGATCATGGATTACAGCGAGAAACCGGAGTACGGCAAGGTCGTCGACATCTGCACCAGGGACGCCCTGCGGGAGCTCGCCACGCCCGGTCTGCTGGCTGTGATGGCGCCCATCTTCATCGGGTTCACGCTCGGCGTCGGACCGCTCGGCGCGTTCCTGGCGGGCGCGATCGGCGCGGGCACGCTGATGGCGGTGTTCCTCGCCAACTCCGGTGGCGCCTGGGACAACGCCAAGAAACTCGTCGAGGACGGCCACCACGGCGGCAAGGGCGGCGAGGCCCACGCGGCGACCGTGATCGGTGACACGGTCGGCGACCCCTTCAAGGACACCGCGGGCCCCGCGATCAACCCGCTGCTGAAGGTCATGAACCTGGTGTCGCTGCTCATCGCGCCCGCGGTGATCAAGTTCTCCTACGGCCCGGACAAGAGCATCGGGGTGCGGATTCTGATCGCCGCCCTGGCGTTCCTCGTGATCGCCGGGGCGGTGTACGTGTCAAAGCGGCGCGGAATCGCCATGGGTGACGAGGACAATGCCGGGTCGGAGCCCAAGTCGGCGGATCCGGCGGTGGTTTCGTAG